The DNA sequence CCCGGAGTGAAGGCGGGACCGATTCCGTAGAGCGGCACATTGCGCTCATCATTCCCTGTCCCACCGTGGTTGCCGTCCGTATTCATGCCATGATCAGACGTCACGATGATGGTATAGCCTTCTTCCATCCAAATCGGCAGCACCTGCGCAAGAATCGTGTCCACGGCGATAACAGAGCCGCGATATTGCTTGGAGTCAGAGCCGAACAGATGACCCGCGTTGTCCACCCCCATCGAGTGAACGTAGAGAAAATGAGGGTCCACTTCGCGCCGCAGCGCCTCCCCATCTATGATCAGATGAGAATCCGGATAATTGTCGTCAAAATAAAAGCGTCCGTACTGAATTGCTTTTTCCGCGTCATTCTGGAAGCGGTCCTCGACAAAATGAAAAGGAGCCCGATTGTACAACTCACTTACCCAATAGTAGGCGGCTGCCGCATTTCGCAGCCCATGCTCCTTCGTTAAATGAAAGATGCTTTTTTGACCAGAGAGACGGACGGCTTGATTCGATGTAATGCCGTTTACCGAGCTCGGGGTTCCGGTCAAAAGAACCTCGTATAACGGGCGGGAGAGACTAGGCAGCTCTGATTGGACCAGATAGCGAGCTGCCTTTCCCTTTTCAACGAGATGATTGAGATAGCCCATTTGCGTAATGGCTGCCTGGTATTGCATACCGTCCACTACCACCACGATTACCTTGTTCCTTTCCATCCCTGACTCCCCCCACTTATTTCGCATGAATCAAAACTTGCTCTTCCCACATTTGCGGCAATTTCTTTGCAGTCTCTTCCCACGCCTTTTGATCCTTGACAGGCTTGGCATCCTTGTATTGATCGGCCGGAATCATTTTCTTCGCCACGTCTTCTGGCAGTTTCACACTTTCACGGATTGGGCGGGCATAGCCTTTGGCTAAATTGATCTGGCCTGCATCACTGAGGATGTACTCACGTGTCAGCATGGCGGCGTGCGGGTGCGGTGCATATTTGTTGATGATAGTGGCATAGCCGCTGACGACAGTACCACCTCCTGGAATGTTCACGTCAAATCGGGTCGGATCAATTTGATCGCGATAGGAGAGGGCATTGAAGTCCCACAAGAGGGCTACGGTTACTTCCCCTTTTTCGATCGTCGCCATGTTCATCTCACCTAGCGAAAGACGTCCTTGTTTGGCCAAGTCCGCAAAGAAGTCGATCCCTGGCTGGATGTTCGTTTCATCTCCACCGTGCGCAATCGCAGCTGCCAGGACGGACATTTGAGACTGTGCCGCTTTTGTTACGTCGCCAATCGCTATCTTGTAATCACCATTTTTAATGTCATCCCAAGATTTTGGTGGGTTTTTGACCAATTGTTTGTTCGCCAAGACGGAAATGGCTCCTTGGTAACCAACAATCCAGTGCCCGTCCTTGTCTTTTGCCCATTCGGGAATCTCGTCCCAGTAGGAGGTTTTGTACGGCTGGGTTACCCCTTTTGCCACCGCTACAGGTCCAAAAGCGATACCGACGTCGCCGATGTCTGCCGTTGGATTGTTCTTCTCCGCTTCAAATTTGGCGATCTCCTCAGAGCTGCTCATGTCGGTGTCGGTGTGTTTCAAGCTGTACTTGGTCTCCATGTCCTTCCAAGTCCCTACCCAGTTGGCCCAGGAGTCAGGCATCCCTACGCTCACGACGCTTCCCTCTTCTTTTGCCTTATTCTCGATGTCCGCTAGTGTCAATGGTTGGGCAGGTGGTGTTTCTCCTTGCGCGTTGGTTCCTTGTTGATTTTGGTTGCCTGATCCTGTGGAATTCGTCGAACATCCTGTCATGACAGCGGCGACGAGTAACACTCCTGCAGCACCTGCAAATAGAGAACGTCTTTCCAGCCATTTGCCTTTCATCACGATGAGCACCTCCAGAGAATTTGTGGTTTCTTCTTTTATAAATACTGCAATCTACAAAATTCTTGTTGTTTCTTAACCGTTGTTACTTAATTATATGTTTCTTAAATATAGGCATACAATTGTTTTTGTTTAAATCTTTCGTTAATTGATCGTAAAGAAAAGCACAAAAAACTGGCGTTCGATTTGAACACCAGTTTGAATAGGCAATCCTTTCCGGATACGCTTTCAGGTAGCTGCTCATGAGCGTGGGCATGTAATGCGTACAGTAAAATTCCGCCCCTGAAATAACGAATGAACCAGAAGGATGATCAAGCTGTTTAAAGTCATCCTCCAGTTCATGCATAACCCCAAAGAGGCGATCAACATGGTAGGCAAGTAGCTTTCCGGCCGGTGTCCTGAACGCGCTTCTACCTGACTTTTCAAATAAAAAAGCTGCCTGGTCTCCCAGACAGCTTTGCCTACATATGTTTGGTTCGATTGAATTTCTTTTGATAGTAGACGGAAAAACCGACAATCACCGGTACTAACAAGATCGTGGGGATAAACCATACGATCGGATGTACCGAGCTTACCCCTAACAACCTCGGAGCGCCAAAAACGGTAAAAGCAGTAATAGTCGCGATGCAGCAGCCCAGCATCCCCCCTAAATGCTCCATCCACCAATGCATTTTCTTTGCGGGAGGGCGGAGCCAGTAAAGTAGCTGTGATGCCCCCAGCATGATGCCGATCAGCGGGAACCACGTAATCAGCGTAAATCCGATGATCGTTCCGTAGATGGAAATACAGACTCCCGAGATGAGCATCAATGCGGGGAAAAGCAAATCCAACCACTGGCGATGCCCCGTTTTGCGATTCTTATAGCGCAGTACTCGCAGACCGTACCAGGCAGTCGCCGAGCTCAGAATGGCGATAAAGATCAGGAACCAGGCAAATGCTACCGACTCAACTGTCCCTTCAGGATCAAAGCCGATCCTCCAGATGCCCATGAACAGCGCGGAGATAGCCACTACTGCCATCGCCCCGACGTATATCCAGCCTACCCGGATATGTGCTTTGCCTCCCTTTTTCGTCACAATCGGAATCCAGAAGACAGCCAATGCGGTAAATCCTGCGATGATGTGCAAAACCTTGAAGAGCGAGTAAAAGAACATCGAGCTTCCCCCCTTCTTTTTATCCCTTCGACAATGTCTGATACATGATCTGAAACACATCTTCTGCCCCAAATGTTTTCAGATCAGGAGAAACAACTGTCTGCACGCGAATGCCATACGTCAGAATCGTAAACAGGGTCGCTGTTTTTTCAGCATCGAGACTTTCGGGAATCACTCCGTTTTTTTGACCCAGCTCAATCCATTCCTGCGAGTTTTGAACACTGCGTTCATAGATCGTGGTCAGCATCTCACCGATCGTCGGGTCGTCTTTTTTGCTCAGCAAATAAATAAAGATGAGATTCGTGACATCTTTCGGATCATGGATGTGACGCAAGGCCTCCGATATAGCTGCCAGCGGACTGTGTAAATTATGCTCACCCTGCTCTACTTTTTCATAAAATTTGGCGCCAATGCGCTCCAAGCGTTTTCTCAGCAGCAATCCCAAGAGCTCATCTTTACTTTTGACATAATGGTAAATGGCCCCCTTAGACAGCCCTGAACGCTTGATGATGTCCTGCAAAGTGGTTTGGTGGCATCCCTTTTCCTCGATCAATTCCTCGGTTATGGATAGCAGCAGCTGGAAGCTTTGATTTTGATGAATCGATTGCATAGTTCCTCCTGTTTCATAAGACGTCAGCATTACAATCTAACCCTTTATCTCAACTATACAAACCGTCGGTCGGTTTGTCAATTTTTACATCTCTTTTCCTGCAAAAAAAGACTGCGGCACTTCAGCAGTCTTTTGCTCTCCTTATTCCTAGCCTTTAGCTCTCCAAAATTTTGTAGTAGAAGACAGAAACGTCCAGCTTGCCATCGGCTGACTCCGCGTAATGTGGTATCTTCCCCGCTTCGGTGTACCCCATCGATTGGTACAGCAGATTGGAAGGATCCCCTTCCCGTGTATCCAGCACCAGCAGCGTCCGTTTTTCCTGTCTGGCCTTTGCCTCAGCCTGGAGCATCAGGGAGCGACCTATTCCTTTGCGTTGTTGGGACGGATGAATCATCAGCTTGGCAATTTCTGCACGGTGCAGCCCATTTTGCTTAGCACAGAGGTGTAACTGGATGCTTCCGACCACGTTACCATCCTGGCGTGCCACCCATACTCTCACGTGATCTCCCAGCACGGTCGACCAGTACACTCGCGCCACATGTTGATCCAACGGGGGCAAAAATCCGATGGAGGCCCCATCTCCCACGACATCTACCAATAACCGCGTCAATCCGTTTGCATCCTCTGTACTCAGTTCTGTGATTTCCTCCAAAACCAGTTCGGTTGACATATCGACACTCCCCTTAGCTTTTTGGGAAAATAAATAGAGTTCTCTCTCTTCTTACTATAAGGGAGGAGTTTCTAAAAGCAAGTGCAAATGTCAGATTTCCTGACATTCATTATATAGGTGGAGGCTGACGCCGTCGTGATCATCAAACGGATTCCAAAAGAAGAAACATGGGAGCTTCGTCATACAGTCCTGTGGCCTGACAAGGATCTTTCGTTCGTACAAATGAGAGAGGATGACAATGGCCTTCATTTCGGTCTCTATGAAGACCAGGAGCTCGTCAGCGTCCTCTCTCTATTCGTGAATGGCCACGATGCCCAATTTAGAAAATTTGCTACCCTGCCTAGTGAGCAAGGAAAAGGATACGGCAGCCTTTTATTGCATCATGTCCTCCTCGAGGCAGCGAGTCTTGGAGCAACACGCATCTGGTGCAACGCACGAGCTACGAAATCGGGATTTTACGAGAGGTTCGGCCTGCAAAAAACAACAAAGGAACCCTTTGAAAAGAATGGGCTCCTCTTCTTCGTGATGGAAATCCAACTGATCTAATTAGGGACGATAACCATACATGGAAAAAATGAAGAGCAAACAGAAAAAGACAACCCCTGAGGGGATCAGACTGAGGACAATTCCTACTTTTTTTGCGGTTCCGCTCGTCTGGGTAAACCACCGATAGTAGTTGAACAAGAGGATCAGTAAAAACGGTAGGAAATAAAAACCGATCAAGGATGATACCCAGTCACTGTTTGCATCCCAAAACGTATTTGGTACAGGTATGGTATGAAATTGTCGATAGATCTCTTCTTTTCTCATGATAAACACGAAAGATAGGACAAGGTAATAAATGGTGATGATCATTTTGAGCCACAGCTGAAAACCTTTTGTCGTCCATGTGATCATAAAAATAATGCCTAGCAAAAACCATAAAGCCATGTATTCCATGTGAATCCCTCCTAAGAAGGGATTATATGTATATTCCCTGAAGCGAATAAGTACCAACTTTTTCTGGTACCTCCCTTTCGCTTGCAAGAGTCGACAAATTTTGGAATACTCCCTATAATGAACATGTGGAGAAGCAACTCTCTATCATTTGTAGGAGATGGTTACGATTACATACGCTCTATCCTTTCTACTGTCGTTTTGTATCGTGCTGGTGTTGATCCCACCTTTGGGAAAATTGGCTTTTCGGCTTGATTTTGTGGACAAGCCTCGTAAAGATGTGGAACGAAAAATACATCGCGAACCGATTCCGCTGACTGCCAGCTATGCGATCTTTATCGGGTTCGCTGCGTCCTTTCTGCTCTTTTCAAAAGAATCCACCTTACAAACAGTGGCTGTTCTGGCCGGATCTGCGCTACTCCTGGTGATTGGCACCATCGATGACTGGTACAAGACACAAGGAAAAGACTTCTCGGCATTACCTAAAATGCTCGTTCAAATTTCGGCAGCCGTGATCGTCTACTGGTCTGGCATCACGTTCTCCGGCTTTTACAACCCGTTTAGCGGCGAATATATTTTGCTCCCGGTCTGGCTTCAGTTCTTTTTGACCATTTTATGGATTTTCGGTGTGACGACCGTCATCAATTTTTCTGACGGGATGGATGGGCTGGCAGGTGGCCTTTCGGCGATCTCCGCCGGGACGTTGTTCGTCGTCGCCGTGGCAAAAGGACAGAGCACCTCTGCCGTGATGGCCATCAGTCTGATCGGGGTCGCACTCGCTTACTTGCGCTACAACAAGCCTCCCGCCAAAATCTTCATGGGAGATGCCGGAGCCACATTCCTCGGGTTTATTCTCGCCGTGATTGCACTCGATGGGGCTTTCAAGCAGGCAACCGTGCTGTCGTTGTTTATCCCAATTCTCGCTCTCGGTGTACCCATCTTTGATAATCTATTTGTCGTTACGAAACGCTTCATGCAAGGCAAGCCGATCTATCAGGCAGACGCCAGTCAGGTGCACTATCGCCTGCTGCGGACGGGATTGAATCCAAAGCAAGTCGTTGCCTTCCTCTGCTTGATCAGCGTATGCTTTAGTCTGACATCGATCATATTGCTGCTGCTTGGCGTATAAACGAAAAAATGCCGTTGGGTCCTTTGCCCGCGGCATTTTTTGTTGGTGTCTCACATATTGAATTGGTTTTATGACTGTGGTACGCCCGCTGACTCGACTGCCTGTTCCAGTTGCTTTTTGTATTTCAGGCAAGCTTCGCAACGTCTGCTCTTGCGTCCAAATGCCGTGTAGTACTTGCTCTTTTTGCAGGAGCGGCAAGTGATGTACAAGGAGCTGGAAAGATTGTAGTTTTCCTCTGGCGTATTTTTTGCCAGATGCACCTGCTTGTTAAACTTGATCAAAAGATGAGCGGTATGTATCGCATCTACCAGAGCGGAATGGAGCCTTCCTTCCTGAACAATCCCGGCAGCATCAATGGCATCCTTTAGACTCATTTGCTTGCGGTCTGCCAACATCATGCTGATCGGCGGCTGAATATCGTTGTAGTTGCGCATCCAGCTAAAGTCAAGTCCAAAGCGTGCGCAATGTTCAATCATCAGGCGCTTGTCATCCATGCCCCACGTGCTCAAATAATAGTCCTGGTCGTCTCCAATCCACTCCAGGAAAGAAGCAAAAGCGGTACGGAACGGAATGAACGTCGGCATGTTTTCTTTATCCAAACCGATGAACTTACGGGTACGTTCGGTAATTCTTCTTTCGATGGCGGGAAAGGTATATCGTTGAAAAGTATCCACCTCTACCCCATTCTTGCCAGTCACGACCTTAGCGGCTCCGATCTCGATAATTTCCGGTATCTTATCTTTTTGATGAGTTAGAGTCGTTTCTAGGTCAAATACAATGATTTGCATGATCGTTTCACATCCTGAGCGTATTCCTTCTATTTTCTATTATGACAGGGATAGAGCATGAAAACAAAACGAATCCTCGTTTTTTTCCCTAATACCATGCCAAGCACGCAAGAAAGCCGGGATTGGCTCCCGGCGTCTCGTTTGATTATAGGACAGATGCTCTCAACGTCTCGATCTGCTGTTGCAAATAAAACGGATAGTTTGCAATCTCACTCGCTTACCCTCGCTTCAAGACAGGAAGCTTAATGTGGCTCGGATACTGACCGTTATGATAAATGCTCTGCTCGGCAATGACCGTCTCTGTATCGGTCGCCAAATCATTTCCCGTATTCGGATTCGGGAAGGAGAAGTTCTCAGCACCAGAGGTTACAGAGACGCGGATGCGGTGACCTTTTTGGAAAACATTGGCGATCTTGGTCATGCGAATCTCATAGCGCTCGATCTGTCCGGGAACCAGCAGCTGTGGATCTTGGAACGAGTGACGATAACGTGCACAGATGATGCCGTCAGAGAGGCGTATCGAATTGCCTTCTTCATCCACATCGCACAGCCGCACCAACCAATCCGTGTCACGCGCCGAGCTAGCTGCATAGAGGACGGCAGAAATTTCCCCAGCAATGACCACTTCTTCTTCCAACGGCTCGGTGGTGTAGACGAGAACATCTTCCCGCTTCTCTACCTCCCGATAATTTTCTGGTACGCTGTTCTCGTTTTCCGACAGATCCAGCAAATAAGGTGCTGCGTCCAGCGGATCGTACTGGTAGGTATCCACTGGCTGATCATCTGGCTCAATTAAGCTCAATGCCCCGTCACCACCGCTCGTATTGGCTTGTCCGCCACTGCTGAGGTACAGATTGGTCACGGTCGCTTCTGCTGGCGGCCAGGTCTGGGAGGTCTTCCATTCGTTTTCTCCCACCATGTAATACTCCACGCGCGGCTCTTGGTCCACTCCATTTTGTATACCTTTCAAATAGCGATCAAACCAGCGCAGCTGTGTCACATCCAAATCGTACCGAATGGCGTTGTTTCCAAATGGCACATGATGAATCTCCCGCGTCGTATTTGCCTTGTGGTACCACGGCCCGAGAATGAGTCGCGCATGCTCCGGTGCATTTCGGGAGATGACTTCCCACGATTCGCTCGTCCCCATGCCATTGTCGTCATACCAGCCGGATACCAAGAGAGAAGGTACCTTTACCAAATCAGCATGCCGCTTCCAGTCGGACTCGCCCCAGAACTCGTCGCCATCCGGATGCTCCATCCATTTGGTCCAAAACGGGATTTCCTTGCCCAGCACTTTTTGGGGAATCTCCTTGATCGGACGTACCTTGATCACATCACTCCAGTCATCCCGAAAAAGAGCCGATACATTCCGACGTTTTTCGGCCATCATAAAGATCCACGACAGACCGCCCAGGATCGTTCCCCCTTTGCGCGGAATATCCACATAAGGTGTACCGACCGTCACATAGCTGAATATCGCCTTCAGGTGAGGGTTTCCGCTAGAAGCTGCTGCCCACTGCACATAGCCGACGTACGAGCCGCCAAGCATCCCGACATTGCCATCCGACCAATCCTGACTCGCGATCCAGGTGAGGCTGTCGTCGCCATCGTTACGCTCATGAACGAGCGGAACCCACTCACCCTCGGAATCTTCACGTCCGCGTGTATCCTGCACGACCAGCGCATAGCCACGAGCCACAAACGGCAGTCGGCGGAAAATGGCATCCATCCGGCCGTAAGGAGTGCGCATGAAAATGGTCGGTACCCGCTGCCCTTCCTGCAATCCTGCCGGCAACCATACCTCTGTCGCCAAACGAATTCCGTCTCTCATCTCCACATCGTGTCTGCCCAGACGTAAGACGCCGTAGCTCGCTTGGGACAGCAGTGGGTCTTGCCACAGCTTGAGCGGAGTCAGGTCTTCCCACCCCGTTTTTACCAACACGACGCTATCGCCACGACCTGTCAGCACAAATGCGATTACCTCGTTGTCACAAATGATCAAATCGATCGGTTGTGATGCTTCACGAACAGCCCAGACCCACGCTTGTTTCTGCTCTCCTTCTACGATTCCATCGATCCGCACATGACGCTGGTAGTGATCCCCGCTCTGTGGAAAGACGACTTCCTCACGATCCCAGTCGATCTGCTTCCATTCCACGAGCTTTTTGCTCAGGTCTGAGAGAGGCAGCTCGTAGCCTGCTTCATCCTCAGTCAGCTGTTCAAATGGACCATCGGCTGCACGGTCCTCCCAGCCTATAATCCGTTCCCAGACTTCCCCATCAGCAAAGCGAATGTCGGCCACCTGGATACCAGATTGATAATAGCCAAAGGTTGTTCCTTCGTTCTGAGTGTACGCCATCTGCGATACCTCCTGTTTCCTGATCCTACTTCCACACTTCCTGATAGACTCTGAGGAAATTGCCACCGAGGATGCCTTCGATTTCTTCGTCCTTATAGCCTCGCTTCATCAGCTCACGCGTAATTTCTGGCAGCGATACATGGCCTTTTACTACGTCAAACGGCATTTCTTTTGCTTTTGCAATCTTGTCCAACGGCAAGTACTTGGTCAAGTCATCACATAGATCAAGCCCTAGCCCAATGTACTTGGCTCCGACAAGGTTTTTCATGTAATCGACGTGATCGATTAGCCTCTCCAACGTCGCCTCCGCGCTGCTATTGGCTGCAAACATACTGAAAGCATTCAAGCCAATGAGGCCGTCTTTTAATGCAATCGCTTTGATCTGATCATCTGTCAGGTTGCGCATTGTCGGTACCAGACTTCGGCTGTTGGAGTGGGAAGCGATCACGGGCTTTTCCGAGACCTCCATCACGTCCCAGAATCCTTCATCATTCAAATGGCTCACATCGATGACGATCCCCAGTTTTTCTGCTTCCTCAATCAAGCGCACGCCAAAATCGGTTATGCCCCCTTTTTTCCCTTCCCGCACCGGGGCAAAAAAGCTACCGTCCCCAGCAAAGTTGCGGCGGCTCCAAACCAGCCCCATCATGCGTACCCCGAGCTCGTAAAAGACGCGCAAGAGACTCAGGTCGTTATGAAGCGGCTCTGCCCCTTCCAGAGACAGGATGAAGGACACTTTTTGTTCCTCTCTCGCCCGGTGGAGATCTTCCAGGTTTTTGGCGATGACGATGAGCTCTGGAGATTCTGCTGCCTCCGCATGCAAGGCGCTGATTTGATTGAGTGCCTTGCGAAGACTCATTTCAGGTACGTAGGCATCCTCTACGAACACCGCTGCCACGATGGAATGCACCCCGCCCGCCTCAAACCGCGGCAAATAGTCTGTCTCGATCATTTTCGTACGACCGTACCCGCGCTGAATTTCCACATCCATCAACAGATCAAAATGTCCGTCCAATACGTGAACACTGTCATGAAACCGGCGAGCCTGTTCTCTGGTTACCTCTGCCATATCGGTTCATCTCCTTTTCAACGTGTAGGAATTAAATAAGCGCGTCTACGCTTATTCATTCCGGAGCGCATGACGAAGTGCCTCAGCGTCTGCTTCTGGCATCACTTCGGTATAACTTTCCGCTTAAACGCGGTCGCTCATCCATGTGCAAGCCTCGATAGAGGTTTTCTTACTGGGGGGTTTTCTTATCGAGATAGTTATAGATCGTGAACTTGGATACATCCAGCAAATCAGCGACGTGCTGCACTGCTCCTTTGATTAAAAAGAGACCCATTTCATCCAGCTGGTGGATAAATTGAATCTTGTCCTCTTTTTGCATCAGGGCGATCGGCTTAGCCGTCCGTTTCAGACAGTCGTCAATCATCTGCTCCATCAGATCCCCGACGGTAGGAGCAAAGCTTTCTTCCGCTTTTTCTTCGTCACGCTTGTCCTGAATCGCTATCATCGAGCCTATTACGGCCTGAGCCATTGAGAGATGAGTCATGTCCAGGTTAATGCACAAGCTGCCAATGACCTCACCTTGCTCATCCTTAATGTAGATCGAGCTGGATTTGATCTGCTTTCCTCTGATCGTGTCATTGCGGTAGTTGAGATCGAAAGCCTGCTCACTGACCTTTGCGCTGCGCAAAGACTGTAGAGCCAGATTCGTGACCGGCGAACCGATCTGTCTCCCACTGACATGCCCATTGTGAATGGCAATAATCGACGAGGAAATGTCGTCAGTCAAATCATGCAGAACGACTTCGCAATGCTCGCCAAACGTCCGCGCCAATCCTTCTACTACCGGAATGTAGCTCGCTAAAATTGGATGTGTCTTTTTCATAGATGCCTCGCTTTTCATTTCATAGAATCGCCCTGACAGATTAGGCAGGGCTCACTTCTACAATCATTTCGATTTCGATTGGGTTGTTAAATGGCAAGACAGACGTACCCGCCGCTGCACGTGCGTGCTTGCCTGCTTCCCCAAAAATCTCGATCAGAAAGTCAGACGCTCCGTTGATGACCCGGGGCTGTTCATAAAAATCAGGGGCGCTGCTGACGAGCGCGAACAGCTTGACGATCCGTGTGATTCGGTCCAGATCGCCAATCTCGCTTTTCAAAATAGCTAGCAGATTGAGTACGGTGACCTTTGCCGCCTCGTAGCCTTGTTCGATCGTCACGTCAGCTCCCAGTCTGCCCAGATACATCGGACTTCCGTTTACGTAGCAACCACCTCCGGATGTATAAATGACGTTGCCTGTCTGTACACAGGACACGTAATTGGCCATTGTCGGAGGGACTGGCGGCAATTCGTAGCCTAGCTCTTTTAAACGCTGTTCCACTCTAGACATTGAAGTTCACCTCGTCGTTTTCTTTGTGTTCTTTAACCATACTATTCCGAAGATTCTACTTCAACAATTTTTTGTATAACATAAAATTTATTTAAAGAACAAAAAAGCTGTGAGAGAGTACTGTCGTTGCCGTACTCTCTCACAGCTTGGTCCGAAAGTGTATGTCAATCTGCGTCCCTTCACCAACGGTCGATTGAACAAAAATTTGTCCGCCCATTTCCTCAACTAGTTGCTTACAGACGGATAATCCCATTCCTGTTCCCTTTTCTTTCGTCGTATAAAACGGTTCAAACAAATGCTTGATTCGTTTTTCCGGGATGCCACAGCCGTTGTCCTCGACACGAACCAGAACATGATTACCTGCTGGCCCCATTTGCAGGCTGACTCGGACCTCACCATTGGAATCGACCGCA is a window from the Brevibacillus choshinensis genome containing:
- a CDS encoding helix-turn-helix transcriptional regulator; the encoded protein is MKKTHPILASYIPVVEGLARTFGEHCEVVLHDLTDDISSSIIAIHNGHVSGRQIGSPVTNLALQSLRSAKVSEQAFDLNYRNDTIRGKQIKSSSIYIKDEQGEVIGSLCINLDMTHLSMAQAVIGSMIAIQDKRDEEKAEESFAPTVGDLMEQMIDDCLKRTAKPIALMQKEDKIQFIHQLDEMGLFLIKGAVQHVADLLDVSKFTIYNYLDKKTPQ
- a CDS encoding RidA family protein → MSRVEQRLKELGYELPPVPPTMANYVSCVQTGNVIYTSGGGCYVNGSPMYLGRLGADVTIEQGYEAAKVTVLNLLAILKSEIGDLDRITRIVKLFALVSSAPDFYEQPRVINGASDFLIEIFGEAGKHARAAAGTSVLPFNNPIEIEMIVEVSPA